A region from the Fusarium graminearum PH-1 chromosome 4, whole genome shotgun sequence genome encodes:
- a CDS encoding type-2 proteins geranylgeranyltransferase subunit beta, with product MLSTVSAVQILAMTDAFDQLETKGKGKEQVGKFIAGLQNQETGTFAGDEWGEEDTRFLYGAFNALSLLGLMSLVDVGKAVSHITACANFDGGYGTGPGAESHSGQVFTCVAALAIVGRLDLVNKEKLSRWLSERQVPCGGLNGRPEKDEDVCYSWWVLSSLAIIERTHWIDRDALIAFILKCQDTQMGGISDRPGNMVDVWHTQFGLCGLSLLGYPDLEAVDPVYCMPKTTTKRLLG from the exons ATGCTTTCTACAGTAAGTGCTGTGCAGATCCTCGCCATGACGGATGCTTTCGACCAGCTGGAAACCAAAGGCAAAGGGAAAGAACAGGTCGGCAAGT TCATAGCAGGGCTACAAAACCAAGAAACCGGTACATTTGCTGGAGATGAATGGGGCGAGGAAGACACTCGCTTCCTGTACGGCGCTTTCAACGCCCTGTCACTGCTCGGCCTCATGTCtctggttgatgttggtaaAGCCGTTTCTCACATCACCGCTTGTGCCAACTTTGACGGCGGTTATGGAACTGGTCCCGGTGCGGAGTCGCATTCAGGTCAGGTCTTCACCTGTGTCGCAGCGCTTGCGATTGTCGGGCGTCTGGATCTTGTGAATAAAGAGAAACTCAGTCGATGGTTGAGCGAGAGACAAGTCCCTTGCGGCGGCCTCAACGGTCGACCCGAAAAAGACGAGGACGTTTGCTACAGCTGGTGGGTGTTGAGTagccttgccatcattgagCGCACCCACTGGATCGATCGCGATGCATTGATCGCTTTTATTTTGAAATGTCAAGACACTCAGATGGGCGGAATTTCCGATCGGCCTGGTAACATGGTTGATGTTTGGCATACTCAGTTTGGTCTGTGTGGTCTGAGCCTTTTGGGCTATCCAGATCTTGAGGCAGTCGATCCAGTGTATTGTATGCCAAAGACCACAACAAAGAGACTTCTCGGTTGA